In Vreelandella piezotolerans, one genomic interval encodes:
- the nrdI gene encoding class Ib ribonucleoside-diphosphate reductase assembly flavoprotein NrdI, with translation MHTADVEANQAGTLVYFSTKSGNTHRFIEKLGLGAQRLPLNREAPTPRIEQPYILITPTYGGGSANGAVPKQVIQFLNDAHNRHLIRGVIAAGNTNFGDAYGLAGRIIAQKCQVPLLYRFELFGTDDDVAKVRKGVEEFWKRQAQSLRT, from the coding sequence ATGCACACGGCTGACGTGGAAGCCAATCAGGCAGGTACGCTGGTCTATTTTTCCACCAAGTCAGGCAATACCCATCGTTTCATAGAAAAGCTTGGTTTGGGTGCACAGCGGCTACCGTTAAATCGTGAAGCCCCTACGCCACGCATCGAGCAGCCCTATATATTGATCACCCCCACCTATGGGGGTGGTTCGGCCAACGGGGCCGTGCCAAAGCAGGTAATTCAGTTTTTAAATGACGCGCACAATCGACACCTTATAAGGGGTGTCATTGCTGCTGGTAATACTAATTTTGGTGACGCATACGGTTTGGCGGGGCGAATTATTGCCCAAAAGTGCCAGGTGCCACTGCTTTATCGTTTTGAATTATTTGGCACCGATGACGATGTCGCCAAGGTCCGCAAAGGAGTAGAAGAGTTTTGGAAACGTCAAGCTCAGTCTCTAAGAACGTAG
- the nrdH gene encoding glutaredoxin-like protein NrdH, which produces MEIQIYSKPACVQCTATYRALDKQGLDYTVIDITAESGAQAEVEALGYRQLPVVVVGEEHWSGFRPDRIQALA; this is translated from the coding sequence ATGGAAATCCAAATTTATAGCAAGCCTGCCTGCGTCCAGTGCACCGCTACGTATCGTGCGCTGGATAAGCAGGGTCTCGACTACACCGTCATCGACATTACCGCTGAATCAGGCGCACAAGCAGAAGTCGAAGCGCTTGGATATCGTCAACTACCGGTCGTCGTGGTTGGTGAAGAGCACTGGTCGGGCTTCCGCCCGGATCGCATTCAAGCGCTGGCGTAA
- a CDS encoding MotA/TolQ/ExbB proton channel family protein produces MSLFSRSKARLCLTLLVGVLTSSVGMAQSDDVSSLREAREAAQARDQVRLQSFLDDQDALEAALQEARDAHSAAEEQQAALEAQQDEQNEQAQALAQRQAEQGEALTALLAELTRHSEEVRNELGGDSWLTLEADALPPRLNDVDVLERQNIEAVVDRLAALTMDTGRAERLALPVADASGDIASRSVVRLGDFAAFTESALLRQGQDEEGGLAEVPRTPADIRDLLAAYHSGESREFAIDPTQGSVLEALAQQPTLWERFQQGGYVGYVVVVLGGIGLLVALAQYLYLLVVSARVRRQRQALHQPSADNPLGRVLQRFKEMDKHQAPEALEARLDEAVLAELPKIERGQPIVKLLAAIAPLMGLLGTVTGMIVTFQAITVFGTGDPQLMAGGISQALVTTVLGLVTAVPLLFAQTALSSRSRFIVQVIEGEASATLADHLEAQSAGHAHAVT; encoded by the coding sequence ATGAGTCTGTTTTCTCGCTCCAAGGCTAGGCTTTGCCTCACCCTATTGGTCGGCGTGTTGACCAGCAGCGTTGGCATGGCCCAAAGCGACGATGTCAGCTCGTTAAGAGAGGCCCGCGAGGCTGCCCAGGCGCGTGACCAGGTGCGTCTTCAATCTTTCTTGGATGATCAAGACGCGCTAGAAGCCGCTTTGCAAGAGGCGCGTGATGCCCACTCGGCTGCCGAGGAGCAGCAGGCTGCGCTCGAAGCGCAACAGGATGAGCAAAACGAGCAGGCGCAGGCACTTGCTCAGCGCCAGGCGGAACAAGGCGAGGCGTTAACGGCGCTACTGGCGGAGCTAACGCGTCATAGCGAAGAGGTTCGCAACGAGCTAGGCGGCGATAGCTGGCTAACGCTTGAGGCCGATGCTTTGCCACCGCGTTTGAACGATGTCGACGTGCTCGAACGGCAAAACATTGAGGCCGTCGTTGATCGTCTAGCGGCTCTCACCATGGATACGGGCCGTGCCGAGCGCTTGGCGTTACCGGTAGCAGATGCCAGCGGTGACATAGCGTCGCGCAGCGTCGTGCGACTGGGTGATTTCGCTGCGTTCACCGAGTCTGCGCTGCTTCGACAAGGGCAAGATGAGGAAGGTGGCCTCGCCGAGGTGCCACGCACCCCCGCCGATATTCGCGATCTATTAGCGGCTTATCACAGCGGCGAGAGCCGCGAATTCGCTATCGACCCTACCCAGGGCAGCGTGCTCGAAGCGCTGGCCCAGCAGCCCACGCTATGGGAGCGCTTTCAGCAGGGCGGTTACGTCGGTTACGTGGTCGTGGTGCTAGGGGGCATCGGCCTGCTAGTCGCCTTGGCACAGTATCTGTATCTGTTGGTGGTCAGCGCCCGCGTGCGTCGCCAGCGTCAAGCGCTGCATCAGCCCAGCGCGGACAACCCTTTGGGGCGTGTTCTGCAGCGCTTTAAAGAAATGGACAAACATCAAGCGCCGGAAGCGCTCGAAGCAAGGCTGGATGAGGCGGTACTCGCCGAGCTACCTAAAATCGAACGTGGTCAACCCATCGTCAAGCTGCTGGCCGCCATTGCGCCGCTGATGGGTCTGCTGGGTACCGTGACAGGCATGATCGTGACCTTCCAGGCCATCACGGTCTTTGGCACGGGGGACCCCCAGCTCATGGCAGGGGGGATCAGTCAGGCGCTGGTCACTACCGTGTTGGGTCTCGTCACGGCAGTGCCGCTGCTGTTTGCCCAAACGGCGCTGTCTAGCCGCAGTCGCTTCATTGTTCAGGTGATCGAAGGCGAAGCAAGCGCCACGCTGGCAGACCATCTGGAAGCGCAGTCCGCTGGCCATGCGCACGCGGTGACTTAG
- a CDS encoding MotA/TolQ/ExbB proton channel family protein codes for MPTLPLWLSPVERLLDAGGAVIVVLALVAVAVFAMAIERWWYYRFSWRQSRHELVRRWTARNDHRSWSARTLRHVWSAALVAKLRRPLPWIKLLVALCPLLGLLGTVTGMITVFDSLSMSDTHQARAMADGVARATLPTLTGMAIAVVGMLFISRLEHVIRREDQRLHDRLARALEESDA; via the coding sequence ATGCCTACGCTACCCCTATGGCTTTCGCCCGTCGAGCGGTTGCTCGATGCAGGTGGTGCCGTCATCGTGGTGCTGGCGCTGGTGGCCGTGGCGGTGTTCGCCATGGCGATCGAGCGGTGGTGGTACTACCGCTTCAGCTGGCGGCAATCGCGACATGAGCTGGTGCGTCGCTGGACGGCCCGTAACGACCATCGCAGTTGGAGCGCGCGCACGCTACGCCATGTGTGGAGTGCTGCACTGGTGGCCAAGCTGCGTCGGCCGTTGCCTTGGATCAAGCTGCTCGTGGCGCTTTGCCCGCTGCTCGGGTTATTGGGAACGGTCACGGGCATGATTACCGTTTTCGATAGCCTTTCGATGAGTGATACCCACCAAGCCCGAGCCATGGCCGATGGGGTTGCCCGGGCTACGTTGCCCACGCTGACGGGCATGGCCATTGCGGTGGTGGGTATGTTGTTTATTAGCCGTTTAGAGCACGTTATTCGTCGCGAAGACCAGCGTCTGCATGACCGTTTAGCGCGTGCCTTGGAGGAGAGTGATGCGTAG
- a CDS encoding energy transducer TonB, which translates to MMRHVLSMLGGIALAVGLLWMLALLVAPPEQQVDEPIMSMSMTMVEAPEVAPEQETSPPVPTQAASAPPPMPVPSPAPVATSAIALPDVELPDAPVEPVELESELPELTEVRPEPTPQPQPQPAPEPAPEPSETAAPSPEPATAQREAAPAAEPAPSNEPVSVGQVAPTNRVNPSYPPRAQRRGLEGFVEVEFVIQRNGRVDGGSIRVTNAQPRRVFEDAAREAIARWQFEPSQQLRRATQRIEFQLR; encoded by the coding sequence ATGATGCGCCATGTGTTGTCGATGCTAGGTGGTATCGCTCTGGCCGTTGGACTTCTCTGGATGCTGGCGCTGCTGGTCGCTCCCCCCGAGCAGCAGGTGGATGAGCCCATCATGTCGATGTCGATGACCATGGTGGAGGCACCGGAGGTGGCGCCGGAGCAGGAGACATCGCCCCCTGTACCTACTCAAGCCGCTTCAGCGCCACCGCCCATGCCCGTGCCATCACCAGCGCCGGTCGCCACGAGCGCGATTGCGCTACCAGATGTAGAGCTACCCGACGCGCCGGTAGAGCCCGTCGAGTTGGAAAGCGAGCTGCCGGAGCTGACCGAGGTGCGCCCTGAGCCTACGCCGCAGCCCCAGCCCCAGCCAGCACCTGAGCCCGCCCCCGAACCTTCAGAAACGGCGGCCCCCTCTCCTGAGCCTGCCACCGCGCAGCGGGAAGCGGCACCAGCCGCAGAGCCCGCGCCCTCGAATGAGCCCGTGAGTGTCGGTCAAGTGGCGCCCACGAATCGCGTCAACCCGTCTTATCCTCCACGTGCTCAACGCCGAGGTTTGGAAGGGTTTGTGGAGGTGGAATTTGTCATTCAGCGTAATGGAAGGGTAGATGGAGGCTCCATTCGGGTAACCAATGCACAGCCTCGCCGGGTATTCGAAGACGCCGCTCGTGAGGCAATTGCGCGCTGGCAGTTCGAGCCCAGCCAGCAGCTGCGGCGCGCCACCCAGCGTATCGAGTTCCAGTTAAGGTAG
- a CDS encoding NUDIX hydrolase: protein MMQTSNANVLKIAAAVVSDSTGRLLLVRKRNTSFFMQPGGKIDAGETALEALCRELNEELGLIVNSDRLSPLGLYSAPAANEPGVMLDAYLFSLVLDERVTAAAEIAEAKWVTREEAWQLPLAPLTKEHIVANHH from the coding sequence ATGATGCAAACAAGTAACGCGAATGTATTGAAAATAGCAGCCGCCGTAGTGAGCGATTCAACAGGTCGATTGCTATTGGTGCGTAAACGCAATACATCTTTTTTCATGCAGCCAGGCGGCAAGATCGATGCAGGAGAAACTGCCCTAGAGGCTCTTTGTCGTGAACTCAATGAGGAGTTGGGGCTGATAGTGAATAGTGACCGTCTCTCTCCACTCGGATTGTACTCAGCGCCCGCTGCCAATGAGCCAGGTGTGATGTTGGACGCATATCTCTTTAGCCTTGTGCTTGATGAGCGTGTCACGGCGGCAGCTGAAATAGCTGAAGCAAAATGGGTGACTCGGGAAGAAGCATGGCAGCTCCCTTTGGCGCCACTCACTAAAGAGCATATCGTAGCAAATCACCATTAA
- the xthA gene encoding exodeoxyribonuclease III → MRLVSFNINGIRARLHQLQALIDTHQPDVIGLQETKVQDSEFPTADVEAMGYHVFYYGQKGHYGVALLCRQRPQAVYYGFPDDDDDAQRRMIGVKLLAEDGKPVTVWNGYFPQGESIDHPTKFPHKARFYRQLANLLNTQHAPNERLAVMGDFNISPEDQDIGIGEANRKRWLREGKTSFQPIEREWLEGIKAWGLSDSYRLCHPDNDEWFSWFDYRSKGFDRDPKRGLRIDYILVSKPLAECVTDAGIDYPLRAMERPSDHAPTWSDFTLTLSA, encoded by the coding sequence ATGCGTTTGGTTTCGTTCAACATCAACGGAATTCGAGCACGACTGCACCAGCTTCAAGCGCTGATCGACACCCATCAGCCCGATGTCATCGGCCTTCAAGAAACCAAAGTGCAAGACAGTGAATTTCCCACGGCTGACGTCGAAGCCATGGGCTATCACGTTTTTTACTATGGCCAAAAAGGGCATTACGGCGTTGCACTTTTATGCCGTCAACGGCCGCAAGCGGTGTATTACGGCTTTCCCGATGACGACGACGATGCCCAGCGGCGCATGATTGGCGTCAAATTGCTCGCGGAAGATGGCAAACCCGTCACGGTATGGAATGGCTACTTCCCTCAAGGCGAAAGTATCGATCACCCTACCAAGTTTCCGCACAAGGCGCGCTTTTATCGACAGCTCGCCAACCTGCTTAATACCCAGCATGCTCCCAACGAGCGCTTGGCGGTCATGGGCGATTTCAATATCTCGCCTGAGGACCAAGACATCGGCATTGGTGAAGCCAACCGCAAACGTTGGCTTCGAGAAGGCAAAACCAGTTTTCAGCCCATCGAGCGTGAGTGGCTGGAAGGCATCAAAGCGTGGGGGCTGAGCGACAGCTATCGGCTGTGCCATCCAGACAACGATGAGTGGTTTAGCTGGTTCGACTACCGCTCCAAGGGCTTTGATCGCGACCCCAAACGAGGGCTGCGCATCGACTACATCCTGGTCTCGAAGCCGCTGGCCGAGTGCGTGACCGATGCAGGTATCGATTACCCGCTACGCGCCATGGAGCGCCCGTCCGACCACGCTCCCACCTGGAGCGATTTTACGCTCACCCTAAGCGCGTGA
- a CDS encoding ExbD/TolR family protein, whose translation MRRRRSIEAADDSNEVNLTPMLDVVFIMLIFFIVTTSFIKESGVDIDRPEASAATPRPDAQVLIAVTPEGAVWVDGQPVDVHRVGQQVAGMLSGEGSVVIQADRASTTGVLIEVMDRLQQAGVEQVAVAASRSAP comes from the coding sequence ATGCGTAGACGCCGTTCCATAGAGGCTGCTGACGATAGCAATGAGGTAAACCTGACGCCGATGTTGGACGTGGTGTTCATCATGCTGATCTTCTTTATCGTCACGACCAGCTTTATCAAGGAGAGCGGGGTGGACATCGATCGCCCTGAGGCCTCAGCGGCCACTCCGCGTCCCGATGCGCAAGTGTTGATTGCCGTCACGCCGGAAGGAGCCGTATGGGTCGATGGCCAGCCAGTGGACGTTCACCGTGTGGGCCAGCAGGTGGCTGGAATGCTGAGCGGTGAGGGCTCCGTGGTCATTCAGGCCGACCGGGCGTCGACGACCGGCGTTCTGATCGAGGTCATGGACCGCCTTCAGCAGGCGGGCGTCGAGCAGGTTGCCGTGGCAGCGAGCCGGAGTGCGCCATGA
- a CDS encoding DUF3450 domain-containing protein — MRNRPFFALRGCCLAGVLASGALMASDETVDQAAQSVEAQQAQSELQQQIDRADEATRSAIEELRRLEQETRQMEAANATLSSRLVSEAERQQRLNQALDTLSDTRAALPMIEQDMTEQLTRWIESDLPFLTDERLARVASAGSPEASSAERIASLIEAWRAELAYGREVDSWRGRLEIEGASPREVEYLRIGRIGFYYLTPDGREGGVWDKEERTWLALDEPARRQVRNGLRIAADQRTPELLKLPLSITANDQGGQP; from the coding sequence GTGCGGAACAGGCCTTTCTTTGCCTTGCGTGGATGCTGTCTAGCGGGCGTGCTAGCCAGCGGTGCGCTCATGGCAAGTGATGAGACGGTGGATCAAGCGGCCCAAAGTGTCGAGGCCCAGCAAGCCCAGTCTGAGCTGCAGCAGCAAATCGATAGGGCGGATGAAGCCACGCGATCCGCCATTGAAGAACTTCGCCGCCTGGAGCAGGAAACCCGCCAGATGGAAGCCGCCAACGCCACGCTCAGCAGCCGCTTGGTCAGTGAGGCCGAACGCCAGCAACGTTTGAATCAAGCGCTGGATACCTTGAGCGATACGCGCGCAGCGCTGCCCATGATCGAACAGGATATGACCGAACAGCTCACTCGATGGATCGAGTCAGATCTTCCCTTCTTGACCGATGAGCGCCTCGCCCGGGTGGCGTCTGCAGGTAGCCCTGAGGCGAGTAGTGCCGAACGCATTGCGAGCCTGATCGAAGCTTGGCGTGCAGAACTCGCTTATGGACGCGAGGTTGATAGCTGGCGTGGCCGCTTGGAGATAGAGGGCGCTTCCCCCAGGGAGGTGGAATACTTGCGGATTGGCCGTATTGGCTTTTATTACTTGACACCGGATGGCCGAGAGGGCGGTGTCTGGGATAAAGAAGAGAGAACTTGGCTCGCGTTAGACGAGCCCGCTCGTCGCCAGGTACGTAATGGACTGCGGATTGCGGCCGACCAGCGTACCCCAGAACTTCTAAAGCTCCCGCTCTCGATCACGGCTAATGACCAAGGAGGGCAGCCATGA
- the nrdF gene encoding class 1b ribonucleoside-diphosphate reductase subunit beta yields the protein MTMMQRLSRVNAINWNRLQDDKDLEVWNRLTSNFWLPEKVPLSNDIQSWNTLTQQEKQLTIRVFTGLTLLDTIQSSVGAPVLMEDARTPHEEAVYTNIAFMESVHARSYSSIFSTLCATRDVDDAFRWSEENPTLQMKSELILNRYRSDDPLMRKVASVFLESFLFYSGFYLPMYWSSHAKLTNTADLIRLIIRDEAVHGYYVGYKFQQALAEETPERQQEVKDYAYELLLELYDNEVRYTESLYDDVGLTEDVKKFLHYNANKALMNLGFEPLFPSSVTDVDPTIMAALSPSADENHDFFSGSGSSYVIGKAVATEDDDWAF from the coding sequence ATGACCATGATGCAACGTTTGTCGCGAGTGAATGCGATCAACTGGAACCGCCTTCAGGATGATAAAGACCTTGAAGTGTGGAACCGTCTGACCAGTAACTTCTGGTTGCCGGAAAAAGTGCCCCTCTCCAACGACATTCAGTCTTGGAATACGCTGACGCAGCAGGAGAAGCAGCTGACCATTCGCGTATTTACCGGTCTGACGCTGTTGGATACCATTCAAAGCAGCGTGGGCGCGCCCGTGTTGATGGAGGACGCACGCACCCCTCATGAAGAAGCGGTATATACCAATATCGCTTTCATGGAGTCGGTGCATGCCCGCTCCTACAGTTCGATTTTCTCGACGCTGTGTGCCACGCGGGATGTGGACGATGCCTTCCGCTGGAGCGAGGAGAATCCGACGCTGCAGATGAAGTCAGAGCTGATTTTGAATCGCTATCGCTCCGACGATCCACTCATGCGTAAGGTGGCGAGTGTTTTCCTGGAATCGTTCCTGTTCTACTCAGGCTTCTACCTGCCGATGTATTGGTCCAGTCACGCCAAACTGACCAATACCGCTGACCTGATTCGTTTGATCATTCGTGATGAGGCGGTACACGGCTATTACGTGGGCTACAAATTCCAGCAGGCGTTGGCAGAAGAGACGCCCGAGCGGCAGCAGGAAGTGAAAGACTACGCCTACGAGCTACTGCTAGAGCTTTACGACAACGAAGTTCGCTACACGGAATCGCTGTACGATGACGTGGGTCTAACGGAAGACGTGAAGAAATTTCTTCACTACAACGCTAACAAAGCCTTGATGAACCTGGGTTTTGAGCCGCTATTCCCCAGTAGCGTGACGGACGTAGACCCAACGATCATGGCCGCGCTGTCGCCCAGCGCGGACGAGAACCACGACTTCTTCTCAGGGTCGGGATCCTCTTATGTCATTGGTAAAGCCGTCGCCACCGAGGACGACGACTGGGCGTTTTGA
- the rhlB gene encoding ATP-dependent RNA helicase RhlB, whose product MSESEQTTASAQNRKPKRRRRKPRRRQSNWDLRQFQVPAVAGKWRFHDFDLPLPLMRAIHAQGFEYCTPIQAEALRHTLLGGDIVGKAQTGTGKTAAFLISVLAYFLEEPTPEGQKPGAPRALIIAPTRELALQIEKDAKALARFTQLNVASVVGGMDYQKQRDSLSKKIDILVATPGRLLDFHQKRDIDLSETEVLVLDEADRMLSMGFIPDVKRIIRYTPKKEERQTFLFSATFTDDILNLASQWTLDPAHVEIEVTVENQADIDQRVYLVSDDDKQRLLVKLLEQESFERVMVFGNRRDLVRKLDDLLKKAGVSAAMLSGDVPQNQRIKTLESFREGGVQVLVATDVAGRGIHIEDVSHVINYTLPEDPEDYVHRIGRTGRAGAKGVSISFVGEEDAFSLPEIERYINGKLPCEHPPEGML is encoded by the coding sequence ATGAGCGAGTCGGAACAGACCACAGCATCGGCCCAGAACCGCAAGCCAAAACGTCGTCGTCGTAAACCGCGTCGTCGTCAGTCTAACTGGGATCTTCGTCAGTTTCAGGTGCCCGCCGTTGCCGGCAAGTGGCGCTTCCATGACTTTGATCTGCCGCTGCCTTTGATGCGTGCGATTCACGCCCAAGGGTTCGAGTACTGCACGCCTATCCAAGCGGAAGCACTGCGCCATACGCTGTTGGGAGGCGACATCGTCGGTAAAGCGCAGACGGGAACCGGTAAAACCGCCGCCTTTTTGATCTCCGTGTTGGCCTATTTTCTCGAAGAGCCCACACCGGAGGGCCAAAAGCCGGGGGCTCCCCGCGCGCTGATCATCGCGCCGACCCGTGAGCTGGCGCTGCAAATCGAGAAAGACGCCAAGGCGCTTGCGCGCTTTACTCAGCTTAATGTCGCCAGTGTCGTCGGCGGCATGGATTATCAAAAACAGCGCGATAGCCTGAGCAAGAAGATCGATATCCTGGTCGCCACGCCTGGGCGCCTGCTTGATTTTCATCAGAAGCGTGATATCGACCTCTCTGAAACCGAAGTGCTGGTGCTCGACGAAGCAGATCGTATGCTCTCCATGGGGTTCATCCCCGACGTGAAGCGGATCATTCGCTACACGCCAAAAAAAGAGGAGCGCCAGACGTTCCTGTTCTCGGCCACCTTCACCGACGATATTCTCAATCTGGCGAGTCAGTGGACGCTCGATCCGGCGCATGTCGAAATCGAAGTGACCGTTGAAAATCAGGCGGATATCGATCAGCGGGTCTATCTCGTCTCCGATGACGACAAGCAACGCCTGCTGGTCAAGCTACTGGAGCAGGAGAGCTTCGAGCGCGTTATGGTGTTCGGAAATCGCCGCGATCTCGTGCGTAAGTTGGATGACCTGCTGAAAAAAGCCGGTGTCAGTGCGGCCATGCTATCGGGTGATGTGCCGCAGAATCAGCGCATCAAGACGCTGGAAAGCTTCCGCGAAGGGGGCGTGCAGGTGCTGGTGGCCACCGACGTGGCCGGCCGCGGAATTCATATCGAAGACGTGAGCCACGTGATCAACTATACCTTGCCAGAAGACCCGGAAGATTACGTTCATCGTATCGGACGTACCGGCCGTGCCGGGGCGAAAGGGGTGTCGATCAGCTTCGTCGGCGAAGAGGACGCTTTCTCGTTGCCTGAAATCGAGCGCTATATCAACGGTAAGTTGCCCTGCGAACACCCGCCGGAAGGCATGCTGTAA
- the nrdE gene encoding class 1b ribonucleoside-diphosphate reductase subunit alpha, with protein sequence MDYHALNAMLNLYGANGELQLDKDREAARQYFLQHVNQNTVFFHSLEEKLDYLVEEQYYEADVLAQYSFAFVKALFEQAYAYKFRFPSFLGAFKYYTSYTLKTFDGKRYLERYEDRVCMVALTLARGDEALAKSLVDEIISGRFQPATPTFLNCGKRQRGELVSCFLLRIEDNMESIGRSINSALQLSKRGGGVAFLLSNIRESGAPIKRIENQSSGIIPIMKLLEDAFSYANQLGARQGAGAVYLNAHHPDILRFLDTKRENADEKIRIKTLSLGVTIPDITFELAKRNDDMYLFSPYDVERVYGVPFGDISVTEKYHEMVADARIRKHKINARAFFQTLAELQFESGYPYIMFEDTVNRANPIAGRINMSNLCSEILQVNTPTEYDDDLGYRQVGQDISCNLGSMNIAKVMDSGDIGTSVEIAIRGLTAVSEMSNLRSVPSIAEGNAKSRAIGLGQMNLHGFLAREHIYYGSEEGLDFTNLYFYSVAFHALRASNRLAIEHGETFTGFEDSTYASGTFFDKYTDQAWLPRTEKVRHLFERSGIALPTQDDWQSLKASVMAHGLYNRNLQAVPPTGSISYINHSTSSIHPVAAKIEIRKEGKLGRVYYPAPFLNEENFDYFQDAYEIGPEKIIDTYAEASKHVDQGLSLTLFFPDTATTRDINKAQIYAWRKGIKTLYYIRLRQSALEGTEVEGCVSCTL encoded by the coding sequence CTGGATTACCATGCGCTGAATGCGATGTTGAACCTGTACGGTGCCAACGGCGAGCTGCAGTTGGACAAGGATCGCGAAGCGGCGCGTCAGTACTTCCTTCAGCATGTCAATCAGAACACGGTGTTCTTCCACTCTTTAGAAGAGAAGTTGGATTATCTGGTGGAAGAGCAGTACTACGAAGCCGACGTGCTGGCGCAGTACAGCTTCGCGTTCGTCAAAGCGCTGTTCGAGCAAGCGTATGCGTATAAATTCCGCTTCCCGAGCTTCCTGGGTGCGTTCAAGTACTACACCAGCTACACGCTCAAAACCTTCGACGGCAAGCGCTACCTCGAGCGGTATGAAGACCGCGTCTGCATGGTGGCGCTGACCTTGGCACGCGGCGACGAAGCGCTGGCCAAGTCGCTAGTCGACGAGATCATTAGCGGTCGTTTCCAGCCCGCGACCCCCACCTTTCTGAACTGCGGTAAGCGTCAACGGGGCGAGCTGGTCTCTTGCTTCTTGCTGCGCATCGAAGACAACATGGAGTCCATCGGGCGCTCCATCAACTCTGCGCTGCAGCTCTCCAAGCGTGGCGGCGGCGTGGCTTTCCTGCTCAGCAACATTCGCGAATCCGGCGCGCCGATCAAGCGTATCGAGAATCAGTCATCGGGCATCATCCCGATCATGAAATTGCTCGAAGACGCCTTCTCTTACGCTAACCAGCTGGGCGCTCGTCAGGGGGCCGGGGCGGTCTATCTCAACGCTCACCACCCGGATATTTTGCGCTTTCTGGACACCAAGCGTGAAAACGCGGACGAGAAAATTCGTATCAAAACGCTATCACTGGGCGTGACTATTCCTGACATCACCTTCGAGCTGGCCAAGCGTAACGACGATATGTACCTCTTCTCGCCTTACGACGTCGAGCGCGTCTACGGCGTACCGTTTGGTGATATCAGCGTGACCGAGAAGTACCATGAAATGGTGGCTGATGCGCGCATTCGTAAACATAAGATCAATGCGCGCGCCTTCTTCCAAACCCTGGCTGAACTGCAGTTCGAGTCTGGTTACCCATACATCATGTTCGAAGATACGGTCAACCGCGCCAACCCGATTGCGGGTCGTATCAACATGAGTAATCTCTGCTCTGAGATTCTGCAGGTCAATACGCCCACCGAGTACGATGACGATCTCGGCTACCGTCAGGTAGGGCAGGATATCTCCTGTAACCTCGGGTCGATGAACATAGCCAAGGTGATGGATTCTGGCGATATCGGGACCAGTGTCGAGATCGCCATTCGTGGCCTCACCGCCGTGTCTGAAATGAGCAACTTGCGTAGCGTTCCCTCTATCGCTGAAGGTAATGCCAAATCTCGCGCCATCGGCCTTGGTCAGATGAACCTGCATGGTTTCCTGGCCCGCGAGCATATCTACTACGGTTCAGAAGAGGGGTTGGATTTCACCAACCTGTACTTCTATAGCGTGGCGTTCCATGCGCTTCGCGCGTCGAATCGACTGGCCATTGAGCATGGCGAGACCTTTACTGGTTTTGAAGACTCCACCTATGCGTCGGGTACCTTCTTCGACAAGTACACCGATCAGGCGTGGCTCCCGCGTACCGAGAAAGTGCGTCATCTCTTCGAGCGCAGCGGCATTGCACTGCCTACGCAAGACGACTGGCAATCGCTCAAAGCCTCGGTGATGGCGCACGGCCTGTACAACCGTAACCTGCAAGCGGTACCGCCGACCGGTTCTATCTCTTACATCAATCACTCCACGTCGAGCATTCACCCGGTGGCGGCGAAGATTGAAATTCGCAAAGAGGGCAAATTGGGTCGCGTTTACTACCCGGCACCTTTTTTGAACGAAGAGAACTTCGACTACTTCCAGGATGCCTACGAAATCGGCCCTGAAAAAATCATCGATACTTACGCAGAAGCGTCCAAGCACGTGGACCAAGGCCTCTCGTTGACACTGTTCTTCCCGGATACGGCCACCACGCGGGATATCAACAAGGCGCAAATTTACGCTTGGCGTAAAGGCATCAAGACGCTTTATTACATCCGTCTACGTCAAAGTGCTTTAGAAGGCACCGAGGTGGAAGGCTGCGTCTCCTGCACGCTTTGA